TGTATTTTGTTTATATGTCTTCTAAATACCACGTAGGTCATACTAGTTGGGTTTGAATGTCTATCCTAAGTCACTCCATGTCGATAGCTGATGTCTGGGCTATCCTTTTGTTCTTATTAGCAATTACTGGTGGTTTCATCTTCTGGGGATTCAGTCGTGCTTCAGAACAACCGGATAGTTCTCGGAGCTGGCTCGTTGCAACTACAGGAGCAGTTGCGATGGTTTTTACATTTGGCACACCCTTCTCGTATGGTGTTTTCCGTGAACCACTTAGTCAAGAGTTTGGCATCCCAGCAATAGACCTCTCTGCTGTATTTTCCCTGATGCTATTTGGACTTTTTATTGGTTCAGGTATTGTTGGTATTCTCTCGACAAGAGTACGAATCCGCCCATTAATATTAGCCGCTGCTGCTGTGACTGCTATCCTTGCTCCAGGATTGTTTTTCATCGATTCATATGCTGGCATTGCTTTGGTATTTGGACTTCTTGGATGGACGCTTGGCACGGTATTTGTGCTTCTTGTATCAATTGTGCCACGATGGTTCGACATCCACTCTGGCACGGCGATTGGTATTATATTTGTAGGTAATGGCACTGGAATGGCTATCCTACCATGGATATGGCAATTCTCATTTAGCACCTTCGGAGTTGCTGAAGGATTCTTTCTCCTTATTTCTATCACTGCAGCAACCTTTGCCCTTGCTGGACTTGTGTGCCGCCGTCCGTCATGGACTGAACAGTCGATCACAAGCATTTCTCCAATACAATGGGTTAAAAATGTAGCGCGGACTCGTACCTTCCAATTGCTCTTTATTGGGATCGGACTTTCATTTGGATGGTATCAAATCTTCGCCGGATATGCTGTCGACCTATTTGAGGCGGAAGGACTTACCAGATCGGCTGCATCTTTGGCGTTTGGATCAATCGCAGGAGTGAGTATTGTTTCCAGATTAGGAAGTGGCGTTGCCGCTGACAGAATTGGGTCTCGTCGCGCGTTTGTTTTTTCACTTCTTAGTGCTGCTGCTGGTGCTATGTTGCTACTTATTTCACATCCTCTTTCGTTTGCTCTTGCAGTAATCTTAATGGGTATTGGATTAGGTGGAACTGCAACATTGTATGTTCCACTGCTTATGAGCATCTATGACCCCGAAAACGACACCGCCATTGTCGGTATATTTAATATTCCTGCTGGCATCGCTGCATTGGCAATGCCTCCACTTGGAACAGCAATGATCGCGAGTTTTGAAAGTTATACCGGCGCTATCATTCTGACTGCCGGAACAATTATTGCTGGACTGGGTTTGATTGTTCGCGGAACTACGATCAATTGATCTGTCAGTCCCCGATTCCATAGCAAGACAGTAGATGTATATTTGCTTATCTATTGTATAACGTAGCTAAATAGGTAATGAACCTATAGAAATGACCTGAGATAGACTTAATTCATTTTGGAATATGGATAAATTATCTTATCTTTATACTTTTCAGATGCTGAAAATCCGAGGAGGACATAAGTAATATTCTTATCTACATCTGGCCAGATGTCTGATACTGACCGTCAAAGTAGCACGGCAAAGCTCAGCCGTCGTGATGCTCTCAAGATAAGTGGTGTTACTGGTTTAGCTGGAGTCATTGGCGGAAGGGCACTCGTCGAATCTCGTTCGGCAGAAGACACTGGCGAGCAAAATGGTGAACTTGTCAAAACCATCTGTAATCACTGCGCGGTTGGATGTGGACTAAAAGTCGAAGTAGCGGATGGACAGATTGTTGGTCAAGAATCGTGGGATAATCACCCAATTAATGAGGGGGGGCTCTGTGCGAAAGGCTCAGCAACAGCACAGAGTGCGCAATCTCCTAACCGACTCAAAGAACCACTGTATCTGGAAGATGGGAACTGGATGCAATATGATGACTGGGGAGACGCTATTTCAGAAGTTGCACAGGAGCTTGACCGAATCCGTGATGAGTACGGCCCAGACAGCACTATGTGGATGGGGTCAGCAAAAGTAAATAACGAGGAGGCCTATCTTTTCCGAAAGCTTGCTGCTTTCTATGGAACAAATAATGTTGACCATCAAGCTCGTATTTGTCACTCAACAACCGTCGCAGGCCTCGCGAATACATGGGGATTCGGAGCCCAGACACAGACCGTGCCCGATGTGAAAAATGCCGACGCCAATCTTATTATCGGACATAATCCAGCGGAGTCTCACCCTGTGGCGATGCGATATATTCAAGAAACTCGTCAGAACGGTGGCGAAGTAATCGTTGCAGAACCTCGTCGAACAAAGACTGCTGCACACGCTGATGAGTATGTGCGTTTTCGTCCGGGGACCGATATTGCATTTATAAATGGATTACTTCACCACATCGTTTTCAATCTTAATGCGCATGACGAGGAATTTCTCTCAGAACGCGTCTATGACTGGGAAACAGCAAAATCGAACATTGAAGACTACGACCTTGAGACTGTCAGCGACATAACTGGAACATCCGTTTCGGATCTTGAAGCGACTGCCGAAGCGCTTGCAGATGCTGAAACAAGCACAATTGAATGGTCAATGGGGTCCACTCAACATAGTAACGGCACCCAAAACATACGTTCCTATGCTATTCTTAATCTTGCATTGGGACACAGTGCCCAATCTGGCGGCGGACTCAATCCATTTCGGGGACATAGTAATGTCCAAGGTGCGACCGACCTATGTATTCTGTCACACTCATTACCAGGCTATTATGGGCTTGATGAGGATGCATGGCGTCATTGGACCAATGTCTGGAATGAAACTCCCAGCACTAGTGGTTCAATCACCTACTCTGAAATGCGCGAACGCTTCTACAATGAGGAATTCATGCATAAGGAAGGCCTGACAGTTAGCCGATGGTATGAGGGCGCTTTGGATGATGACACTCGGAAAAGTGATTTACACCAGCCAGAGCAGGTTCGGGCTGTTGTTGTGTGGGGACATTCAATGGAGTCTCTTAGTGAACTCAAGCGAGTAAAGCAAGCCCTTGAAAATGTCGAGCTAGTTGTTGTTGTCGACCCGTTCCCTGCTTCGGCCGGTGTCCTTGGGGAGCGTGAAGATGGAGTCATAATGCTCCCTGCTTCAACACAAGTGGAGACCCCTGGTAGTGTGACGAACACTAATCGCTCAGTTCAGTGGCGTTTTGAGACGGTTCCGGAACCCGCTCATAATGCTCGACACGATTGGCAAATCATGGTTGATCTGGCCGATGAACTTGGCTTTGGAGAACACTTTGATTATGAAGAAATTGAGGATGTTACACGAGAATACAACTTGGGAATGAGAACAATTGGCCAGATTGGTCAAACTCCAGCACGCCTCAAGAGACAAGCAGAACAAAGTGAAGTCTTCAGTTCCGAGGACCTGCAAGCTGACGTTCCTGATGATCACGAACTTGCTGGAGAATACTGGGGGCTTCCCTGGCCGTGTTGGCATGAGGACCATCCTGGAACCCCAATTCTATATGATGATAGCAAGCATCCGAAAGATGGTGGTCTCGACTTTCGTGCTCGATGGGGTGTTGAAGATGGCGATGGAACAACTCTGCTACGTGATTCATATGAACCTTCATGGTGGAATGAGGAGATATTTGGTGTTCCGCAGTACCCAAACTGGCATACAGTTCTTCCTGACGGTGACAATCCAGCAGCAAAGACAATCCCAATCGAATACGCAGAGAGCGAACAGCATTCACCATATGAAACGGCTGTCGAGTTGGCAGAACAGGGCTACGACGTTGATCCAGGTGAGTATGAGGAATATGACCATTCACAGCCTGATCCTCCGACCGGCCGAGGCAGAGCCAGAGCAACGACGCCAAACCTCCATGATGAAGTCCCAGTCTACCGTGAGCCCATCGAAACACCTCGTCCTGATCTTGCCGAAGAGTATCCAAGTCAGGATGAGATCACTGATCACTTTCGACTTGATCTTGACAATCGTGGGAACCAGCAGCAATTCATTGAAGAAGAGATAGACGAATCGTACCCGTTGGCTTTAACAACTGGCCGTCAAGTTGAGCATCAAGGCGGCGGCGCAACGACTCGATCCACACTTGGAACGGCATCCAGAGCTCCGATGATGTATGCCGAGGTTAATCCAACTGTTGCAAACGACCTTGGGGTTGATACTGGTGACTGGGTCTGGGTACGTACCGATCCTGGAAGCATGTTGGTACAGGTGAAAGTCACAGAGCGGGTTGGCGAAGGAACTGTCTTTATGCCATTTCACTGGAGTGGGCTCTTCGAAGGCAAAAACATTACTGATAGATATCCTGATGACGCTCAACCACGTGTAGTTGGTGATTCTGCAAATATCGGCACCTCAGTTGGATACGACGTAGAGACGTGTATGCAGGCAACAAAAGCCACCCTCTGTTCAGTCGATGTTGCTGATGACGACGAAGTTCCAGATCTCCCAGAGGAGCAACAACAGTATCAGGAATACCGGTATCCGCGTAATGAACGGTGATTAGAATGAGTGAAACACAACGTGTAATCCCAAATATCGAAGCGTGTATTGACTGTGGAGCGTGTGAAGTCGCCTGTCAGCGTACTTGGGGACTTCCTGCAGGAAGCGAACGAATCCGTGTCGTTCGAACGAATGAGGCTGAAGATGGCCCCCCACGTGGTGGTGGTGAAGCTCATGTGCCGATGAGTTGTTTTCACTGTGCTGAAGCTCCCTGCATCAGTGCTTGTCCAACGGGAGCGATGACACGGAGTGACAACGGCCAGGTTCGAATCGATAAAGATCAGTGCATTGGTTGTGCTTACTGTGTTATGTCTTGTCCATTCGGGGCTCCACAGATTGCTGACGATGATGCACAGGAAGAAACTGACGATAGATTTGGCTCTCCAGAGGCTGGGTTAGCTGATAAGTGCACTCTCTGTGAACCACGACTTGAAAATGGGGATGAACCAGCCTGTGTAAGTGAGTGTCCTACTGATGCTCTCCTGTTTGGTACGCCAACTGAGTTGTCATCCAAACTTCGCGAAGACACTGTTGAAAACGCGCTCTCTGATGATCAACTTTCGATTATCTTCGGTGGAGATCAGTGACCTTCGAGGTGCATACAATGGCAATTGAAATACCACTTTCATCACCATCTGAGGAATGGGGGATAACGATTGCTACTTATCTGTTCATGGGAGCACTCGCTGGTGGAGCCTACCTAACCGGATATATCTCGAAGGTATGGAGTGAACACGATCCCAAGCAGAATAATTTCCACCGTGTTACCACACAGTTTGGCTTTCTCATCGGTCTTATTGGTACGCTTCTCAGCGGTTTGCTTATAATCTCTCATTTGGGTGCTCCTCTTCGAGCCATCCTATTCCCGATCACGTTCTCTAATATCACGTGGACAACTATTGGAGCATGGGTCTTTGGTCTCTTTGGCTTGCTTATTAGTATACAACTAATCTGGAATGTCTTTGGTCAGGACTATAGTTCGACTTCGGTAAGCAAGAAGGTGCGCTGGATGACGACACAGCTTAAGCTTACATCCCTACTTGACCGTGTGTCGACTGCGACACGCCCAAGTAGAAAATACCAATTAGCTATTGGCGCCGTTGGTGCACTCTTTGCTCTTGCAGTAATGGGCTATACTGGTATGGCTATAGCCTCAATCGATACTGTGCCTCTTTGGGACCGAACACTTATTCCAATTCTATTTGTCGCCAGTGGCATTTCAATTGGTATCGGAATCGTACTTTCATTCACTGTTGCCGTTACTGAACTTAATCAAACTCCTCTTCACGCGTATGGTGCGCTAAACAGCATAGCAATCATCTCCCAAATAGGGGTTATTACATGGCTTTGGTTGCGAATTAGTGATGTTCCGGGCGGTAGAGAGTCTATTGAGCTTTTAACAACTGACTACCAACTCCTGTTTTTTGGAGGGGTTCTCGGGGTCGGATTGCTGGTCCCTCTCTTCGGATACGTCGGATTGGTTGCCGTTGCTAAACGAAATATCTTTGACCGGGTCACTTCGATTCATATCAGATACGGATATATCACCCTCTTTGGATTTGTAGTCGTTGGAGGACTAGCTCTTCGAATTACGATGATTTTAGCTGGCGTTCATGAACCACTGGTATTAGCATGACTGGACACAATTTTCTTTCACAACAGGACCGAGCTCATCTCTGGGAATTCCTTGCTGTAGCTCTTGACTCCCCACCAGATGCTGAAACCGTGACGTCGCTTCAACAGTGGGATATCACAGATATTCTCGTTGAACATCTTGATGGAGCTGATCAAATACAAAGGTGGCAGCAATCCGTCCAAGATCCAACTTCCGCTGCAAAAGAACTTCGTCGTGAATTTACTCGATTATTCTCAGGCCCACGTCCCCAACTTCAGATCCATGAATCATACTACGCTGGAGATTTTTTGGGCCAGCCAGTAATTGATGTTAAATCCACGTACAGAGACTTCGATATCTGGCCAGCTGCTGATACCTCAAAGGAAGCTGACCACGCAGCTGTTGAACTTTCAGCATTATCTCTGCTGCTTACACAAGACGGTGATGTTGCCACGTTTCTTAACCAACATGGTTGGTGGATACCGTCGCTTGGAGAAGACATCCAACAAGAGACAGAAAATGCCTTTTACTCGGCTGTTGGTACGCTTATTTCTGAGCTAATTGCTATTGAAATGGATGCTTGGAACGTTGAACTATCTGACTGACGCTCTCTGGAACTGTTATTTCATGAATATTTATATCGATGTTCAGCTGAGAGAAAACTCGGTTGAGAATCTTCGATTCTCGTGATCACGAACTTCTGCAGTTTTTGGACGAGACCAAGGCACTCGGCCTGCTTTCTCTGTAAAAAATCTATCACTTGGTCTTTTCACGTTTTTTTGTCCTTTTTGATTGAATATCTGCATCTTCAGGCTCATTCATCACTTCATCAAGCCGTCTTTCAAACTCCTGCTCAGTAATCTTCCCTGTCGCGTATTCCTCCTTTACCTTGGCAACAGGATCTGAGGGTTTTTTGCACGATTGCTGACGCTGCCGCCTTCGATTCCACCACCGATAACCAACATATCCAACGACGATTCCATGAACGAGAATCCCTATCCCAAGTGTTATTGACCATGAAACATGCCCAACGACAGAAAGCGCTGAAGACAGTATAATTAAATCAATCCCAAGCGCAAAATATAGGCCCCACACCTCTCCAGGCACGAGCTTCTCGTCCATTTTACATCATATAGTTTGCATCTGCGGTATTAATCATTTTGCAGAATCTAAACGATAATCAAGCTGTATCTTCTGAATCATCATATCTTTCGCTTCGAAAATATGACAAAAATATTGATGGTTGCTGTTAGCTTGTTCCTTCAACCCAGCACTCTCGAGATTAGTGGAGGTCTTAGAACGAACCGCAGACGCCTGACACTGTTCTTTTGTACTGCCAGCGTGTGGGTAACAATGATGTCTGACCTAGACACAGCAGTTTCAGATATTAAGAAAGGAAATTTAGTAGTGTACCCCACTGAAACTGTATATGGACTTGGCGCAGACGCCTTGTCTTCCTCCGCTATCGAACGCGTATACGAGGCTAAAGGTCGATCGAAGTCAAAGCCAATATCTCTCGCAGTTGAAAGCACGGCCGCTGCTCAGGATTATATCAATCCCACTTCTTTGGAAAGAAGATTTATGGAGACATTTCTTCCTGGTCCGATCACCGTCGTATGTAAACGCAAAGAGAATGTCCCCGACATCCTAACTGCCGGAAAAGAAAAAGTCGGTGTTCGGGTACCTGATCATGATATTGCTAGAGAGTTAGCAAAACAAGCGGGACCAATTACAGCAACCAGTGCAAATCGAAGCGGCCAAGCGAGTGTCACGAGTATCCCTGAACTTGGTGACCGGATCCGGGATCACGTTTCTACAATTCTTGACGCAGGACCCACACCGGGTATGGGCAGCACGGTTGTGGATATTGAGAGCCAGACTATCCATCGCCGTGGACACAATGTTGAACAGATCGAAAAGTGGCTCGACGAACACTTATCCTAATCTCCTACAGCAGTAATCTTGGTCCTTGATGTGTATTCGTGGCAACTCTGGGAGCACTCTTCACATCCTGGTGTTTTCTGAAGCATCGACCGTTTACTATCTGATTTTATCAGTGCATCCCGAGTTCGAAGATATGATGTTTCGTTTGCCTTGGTCCTGTGTACTGGTCTAATGACTCCGTATGCCGGATACTCGATATATGCTGCGTTTACTGATTTGTTATACTGCTCTGACAGTGCATCCATCGTAGCCACCGCCATAACGGCGTGTGTATTCCAGACTCCAGATTCTGGTGGAGCACCAGAAGCAATTAGTGAACACGAAAGAGGTGACTCAAATCGTTTCGATATCACATCTTGTAGAAAATCTCCGACCACAACTGCATGCGTCTCTGCTGGACTGGTAAACTGAGCCCACCGGTCCCAGTTGGATTCGTACCAGCGCAGGCGTTGTTTATACGTTTCGGGAGCCACACCAATCGGAAGTTCAGCTAATAGTCTCTTGTCCGCGGACAGCAGCTGTGGATATCTGAATGCTAATGACTGACGTTCTTTTACAGAGTATTTACTTTCTCTTTGATTATCACCAGCAGATCGAATCTGCTCTACACAGCAAGCAGCAGTCTGAAATTCATCGAGCGTAAATGTGCTTGTACTCACATCCGACTTTGGTTCTGTTATTACACAAAAAAGCTCGTATCATTTTTAGATGTCATCCTGAGTGAAATTCACCACCCAACCGTGGAGTGGGAGATCGCGCTCTTTTCCCCCAGCTAACTTCGCACTTTCTGATTACTATCGTCGTTAAAACACGTTTACTAGTAGTGCGAGGCAAACGCCTACGGCTAAAGTCGTGGGAGAAAGTAAAACATTGCACTGTATATGAGTTATTCAAAAGAAGTTTTCCAGCTGTCCTGAACAACTGATTCAGACAGCTGGTTGGGTGGACTACTCTTGTCTATTCGCCCCCTTTGGTCGCTCCTCGATGACAGGGGACGTAGCCTGTAGAAGTTAATATGACTTTGTTATGTGTTTGTGCTGAATGATTTGTTGTAGCTATTGACTATTCGACTTCAAGCTCGAACTGATCGTTCTCTGCAACCGTGTTTAATACCACGCTTGTATTTGACTCAATAATATCTGGATCAGTTAAGATTGTCTTAATGTGATCATTCATATCATCTGTATCCTTGAACTTTCCAATTGCTATAATGTCGTGGTCGCCTGTGACTTCATAGACGCTAACCATCCGGTCCTCCTCTTCAAGACGTTTTGTAATTTCCGGGATAGCTTCACCCTCTACCTTAAGCTGTAATATAGCAGTTGCATCATAACCGATTCGATCATAGTTGACAATTGGCGTATATCCTTGAATTATCCCTTGCTCTTCAAGATCGCCCAAATGGTTTGAGACCGTCGTTACCGATACATCTAGTTCTTCAGCTAGACTACGGAGACTTGCGCGACCATTCTTAAGGAGTTCATTTACCAACTTTGCATCCAAATTTTCGTATGTCATCATATTTATCGAGGCTGTCACCCCACTATAAGTTTACGAACATCCAATTTCATGCCTAATGTAATATACTCCGACGAATCAGCACCCCTAAATGCCCTCAAATCGACCAATAGAAACAGCTAATACAATGACATCCGACGAACTTGACAGCCAGGAACGTGAGGTTCTAAAAACAATCCAAGATAAAAATGTTGACTTCCTTCGTCTTCAGTTCACAGATATTCTTGGTACTGTAAAGAACGTGTCAATCCCTGCTGAACAGGCCGAAAAAGCATTTACAGAGGGGATTTATTTTGACGGATCTTCAATTGAAGGATTTGTTAGAATCCAAGAATCTGATATGCGACTAGTCCCCGATCCGGACAGTTTTGCTATTCTACCATGGGACAAAACTGAGAACGGTAAATCAGCCCGACTTCTATGTGACGTGTATGAGACAAACACCGGCCAGCCGTTTGATGGAGACCCTCGAACGGTCCTGAAATCTGTGCTTGAAGAAGCGCACGATATGGGATATACAGTAAACGCGGGACCTGAGCCTGAGTTTTTTGTTTTCCAGACTGATGAGGAAGGGAATGCCACAACGAAGACACACGACAGTGGGGGGTACTTTGACTTAGGGCCCAAAGATTTGGATTATGACCTCCGTAGAGAGATTATTGGGTATCTTAGTAAGATGGGATTCGAGGTGGAATCATCCCACCACGAGGTAGCAGAGGGTCAACATGAAATTGCATTTAAATATGCTGATGGAATCCAGACAGCAGACAACATTGCCACGTTTCGAGCAGTTGTCCGCGCTACTGCAGCAATGAACGACCTTCACGCGACATTCATGCCTAAGCCAATCGCTGGTGTAAATGGCTCTGGCATGCATATGCATCTATCACTGTTTGAAAATGGTGAAAACGCATTCTACGATGCGAATGATGAGTTTAATCTCTCAGAAACAGCAAAACACTTCACTGCCGGAATACTTGCACATGCCCCTGCACTTACCGCTGTCTGTAATCCAACTGTAAACTCATACAAACGGCTCGTTCCTGGATACGAAGCGCCAGTGTATATTGCGTGGTCAGATGTCAATCGGTCTGCACTTATCCGCAAGCCGGCAACTCGATCACCAGAATCCAGCCGTATTGAAGTACGGTCCCCTGATCCCTCGTCAAACCCGTACCTCGCACTTGCAGCGCTAATTAAAGCCGGACTAGATGGAATTGAACGCGAACTTGAGTGCCCCGCCCCAGTTCGTGAAAATATCTATGAATTTGACGAGCAGAAACGTGATGAGTATGGCATTGAAACTCTTCCAGCTAACCTCGGTGCTGCTGTCGATGCTCTGGAAGACGATCCAGTTATCAAAGATGCTCTCGGATCACATGTCGCTGAGAAATTCATTGAAGCAAAAAGAGAAGAATTCAAAGAATACTCAGCGGAAGTCACCGCGTGGGAGCATGACCGGTACCTAGGGAAATTCTAGACTGTACAGGTTATCACGGATAGCGACCAATAGCACTATACCATCTGTCGAATTTGCATTAAGTATGGTGCTAGAAACGATTGCTATCGCACTCTGGGCTATGCTTCCCGCATATATCCCGAATAACGCGGCCGTAATATTCGGGGGTGGACGGCCAATTGACGGTGGCCGAACGCTTGGTGGTTCGCGTCTTCTCGGTGACGGAAAGACTTGGCGTGGTGCTGTTGCTGGCATTGCTGCTGGCGCAGTTTTGGCGGTGTTTCTAAATCGTATTGTTGATTCTGTTAGTAATGCTATTACTGTCTCTTTACCAGAGTTCAGTATATTCGCGATTCTCTTGCTACCAGCAGGCGCAATCCTCGGTGACATTGGTGCGTCCTTCCTCAAACGTCGGACTGGGCGAGAACGTGGAGCGCCTTTCCCGGGCGTTGATCAACTGGACTTTGTCGTTGGAGCCCTGTTATTAGTTGCTATTCCAGCGGTTCTAGGTATCCATGATTGGTTCTTCGATGTGTTTGGGCTTGGAGAGTTATTAGCCGTATTTATTATCACTCCCGTTCTACACGTAGTGACAAATGCTATTGCATACTGGATTGGATTTAAAGACGAACCGTGGTGACCGATAAACCGACGTCAATCTAACGGATACGTAACATTGCTT
This portion of the Salinarchaeum sp. IM2453 genome encodes:
- a CDS encoding MFS transporter, encoding MSIADVWAILLFLLAITGGFIFWGFSRASEQPDSSRSWLVATTGAVAMVFTFGTPFSYGVFREPLSQEFGIPAIDLSAVFSLMLFGLFIGSGIVGILSTRVRIRPLILAAAAVTAILAPGLFFIDSYAGIALVFGLLGWTLGTVFVLLVSIVPRWFDIHSGTAIGIIFVGNGTGMAILPWIWQFSFSTFGVAEGFFLLISITAATFALAGLVCRRPSWTEQSITSISPIQWVKNVARTRTFQLLFIGIGLSFGWYQIFAGYAVDLFEAEGLTRSAASLAFGSIAGVSIVSRLGSGVAADRIGSRRAFVFSLLSAAAGAMLLLISHPLSFALAVILMGIGLGGTATLYVPLLMSIYDPENDTAIVGIFNIPAGIAALAMPPLGTAMIASFESYTGAIILTAGTIIAGLGLIVRGTTIN
- a CDS encoding molybdopterin oxidoreductase family protein codes for the protein MSDTDRQSSTAKLSRRDALKISGVTGLAGVIGGRALVESRSAEDTGEQNGELVKTICNHCAVGCGLKVEVADGQIVGQESWDNHPINEGGLCAKGSATAQSAQSPNRLKEPLYLEDGNWMQYDDWGDAISEVAQELDRIRDEYGPDSTMWMGSAKVNNEEAYLFRKLAAFYGTNNVDHQARICHSTTVAGLANTWGFGAQTQTVPDVKNADANLIIGHNPAESHPVAMRYIQETRQNGGEVIVAEPRRTKTAAHADEYVRFRPGTDIAFINGLLHHIVFNLNAHDEEFLSERVYDWETAKSNIEDYDLETVSDITGTSVSDLEATAEALADAETSTIEWSMGSTQHSNGTQNIRSYAILNLALGHSAQSGGGLNPFRGHSNVQGATDLCILSHSLPGYYGLDEDAWRHWTNVWNETPSTSGSITYSEMRERFYNEEFMHKEGLTVSRWYEGALDDDTRKSDLHQPEQVRAVVVWGHSMESLSELKRVKQALENVELVVVVDPFPASAGVLGEREDGVIMLPASTQVETPGSVTNTNRSVQWRFETVPEPAHNARHDWQIMVDLADELGFGEHFDYEEIEDVTREYNLGMRTIGQIGQTPARLKRQAEQSEVFSSEDLQADVPDDHELAGEYWGLPWPCWHEDHPGTPILYDDSKHPKDGGLDFRARWGVEDGDGTTLLRDSYEPSWWNEEIFGVPQYPNWHTVLPDGDNPAAKTIPIEYAESEQHSPYETAVELAEQGYDVDPGEYEEYDHSQPDPPTGRGRARATTPNLHDEVPVYREPIETPRPDLAEEYPSQDEITDHFRLDLDNRGNQQQFIEEEIDESYPLALTTGRQVEHQGGGATTRSTLGTASRAPMMYAEVNPTVANDLGVDTGDWVWVRTDPGSMLVQVKVTERVGEGTVFMPFHWSGLFEGKNITDRYPDDAQPRVVGDSANIGTSVGYDVETCMQATKATLCSVDVADDDEVPDLPEEQQQYQEYRYPRNER
- a CDS encoding 4Fe-4S dicluster domain-containing protein: MSETQRVIPNIEACIDCGACEVACQRTWGLPAGSERIRVVRTNEAEDGPPRGGGEAHVPMSCFHCAEAPCISACPTGAMTRSDNGQVRIDKDQCIGCAYCVMSCPFGAPQIADDDAQEETDDRFGSPEAGLADKCTLCEPRLENGDEPACVSECPTDALLFGTPTELSSKLREDTVENALSDDQLSIIFGGDQ
- the nrfD gene encoding NrfD/PsrC family molybdoenzyme membrane anchor subunit produces the protein MTFEVHTMAIEIPLSSPSEEWGITIATYLFMGALAGGAYLTGYISKVWSEHDPKQNNFHRVTTQFGFLIGLIGTLLSGLLIISHLGAPLRAILFPITFSNITWTTIGAWVFGLFGLLISIQLIWNVFGQDYSSTSVSKKVRWMTTQLKLTSLLDRVSTATRPSRKYQLAIGAVGALFALAVMGYTGMAIASIDTVPLWDRTLIPILFVASGISIGIGIVLSFTVAVTELNQTPLHAYGALNSIAIISQIGVITWLWLRISDVPGGRESIELLTTDYQLLFFGGVLGVGLLVPLFGYVGLVAVAKRNIFDRVTSIHIRYGYITLFGFVVVGGLALRITMILAGVHEPLVLA
- a CDS encoding molecular chaperone; protein product: MTGHNFLSQQDRAHLWEFLAVALDSPPDAETVTSLQQWDITDILVEHLDGADQIQRWQQSVQDPTSAAKELRREFTRLFSGPRPQLQIHESYYAGDFLGQPVIDVKSTYRDFDIWPAADTSKEADHAAVELSALSLLLTQDGDVATFLNQHGWWIPSLGEDIQQETENAFYSAVGTLISELIAIEMDAWNVELSD
- a CDS encoding SHOCT domain-containing protein; translated protein: MDEKLVPGEVWGLYFALGIDLIILSSALSVVGHVSWSITLGIGILVHGIVVGYVGYRWWNRRRQRQQSCKKPSDPVAKVKEEYATGKITEQEFERRLDEVMNEPEDADIQSKRTKKREKTK
- a CDS encoding L-threonylcarbamoyladenylate synthase; the encoded protein is MSDLDTAVSDIKKGNLVVYPTETVYGLGADALSSSAIERVYEAKGRSKSKPISLAVESTAAAQDYINPTSLERRFMETFLPGPITVVCKRKENVPDILTAGKEKVGVRVPDHDIARELAKQAGPITATSANRSGQASVTSIPELGDRIRDHVSTILDAGPTPGMGSTVVDIESQTIHRRGHNVEQIEKWLDEHLS
- the lrp gene encoding HTH-type transcriptional regulator Lrp, giving the protein MTYENLDAKLVNELLKNGRASLRSLAEELDVSVTTVSNHLGDLEEQGIIQGYTPIVNYDRIGYDATAILQLKVEGEAIPEITKRLEEEDRMVSVYEVTGDHDIIAIGKFKDTDDMNDHIKTILTDPDIIESNTSVVLNTVAENDQFELEVE
- the glnA gene encoding type I glutamate--ammonia ligase codes for the protein MTSDELDSQEREVLKTIQDKNVDFLRLQFTDILGTVKNVSIPAEQAEKAFTEGIYFDGSSIEGFVRIQESDMRLVPDPDSFAILPWDKTENGKSARLLCDVYETNTGQPFDGDPRTVLKSVLEEAHDMGYTVNAGPEPEFFVFQTDEEGNATTKTHDSGGYFDLGPKDLDYDLRREIIGYLSKMGFEVESSHHEVAEGQHEIAFKYADGIQTADNIATFRAVVRATAAMNDLHATFMPKPIAGVNGSGMHMHLSLFENGENAFYDANDEFNLSETAKHFTAGILAHAPALTAVCNPTVNSYKRLVPGYEAPVYIAWSDVNRSALIRKPATRSPESSRIEVRSPDPSSNPYLALAALIKAGLDGIERELECPAPVRENIYEFDEQKRDEYGIETLPANLGAAVDALEDDPVIKDALGSHVAEKFIEAKREEFKEYSAEVTAWEHDRYLGKF
- a CDS encoding CDP-2,3-bis-(O-geranylgeranyl)-sn-glycerol synthase, whose product is MVLETIAIALWAMLPAYIPNNAAVIFGGGRPIDGGRTLGGSRLLGDGKTWRGAVAGIAAGAVLAVFLNRIVDSVSNAITVSLPEFSIFAILLLPAGAILGDIGASFLKRRTGRERGAPFPGVDQLDFVVGALLLVAIPAVLGIHDWFFDVFGLGELLAVFIITPVLHVVTNAIAYWIGFKDEPW